The following DNA comes from Castanea sativa cultivar Marrone di Chiusa Pesio chromosome 10, ASM4071231v1.
TATTTGACTTTTGTACAAGCTTTTAAAGATTGTGTCTGATTTATTGTTACCgagtttattttttgaaggaaaataaaccaataaaaatgaACTCTTTCAAACACTCAGGCTTTTGTGCTCATTTTCACTCATTGATATTGGTTTCATCATAGGTGGGAGATGGTAATTCAGACCACCAATGTTGGGAGCGTCCTGAAGACATGGACACCCCTCGAACTCTCTACAAGATCACCTCAGAATCTCCAGGCACTGAGGCAGCAGCTGAGGCTGCTGCTGCTCTTTCTGCAGCTTCAATTGTCTTCAAAGGGGTTCATTCCAATTATTCAAAAAAGCTACTAAGCCAATCAAAATCAGTAAATATCATAATTCAACTTCAATTCATGTTGAAATCAGTTCTCTAACACAAGCCCATCGAACTCGTTAAATATGTTTTGCAGCTGTTTGAATTTGCAGACAAGTATAGAAAATCTTACAGTGCTTCTTGCCCTTTCTATTGCTCATATTCAGGCTATCAGGTAGTAAATAAGTGAATctagctataaaaaaaaagactggtCCTAACTTGTTATTCATATAATAAGCTCATGTTTTCAAACTTGTCAATAAGGATGAACTGCTGTGGGCTGCTGCTTGGCTACACGCAGCAAGTGGAGAAAAGAAGTACTTGAGCTATGTCTTAAGCAACCAAGGGTGGAGTCAGGCTGTCTCTGAGTTCAGTTGGGATAACAAATTTGTTGGAGCACAGACATTACTAGCAAAGGTATAACTAGTGGTACAAATTTGcagttttttcttcaaaaagaaGGGGAAATAAGTAAGATTTTGTTCAGGAATTTTATGGTGGGAAGAAGAATTTGACCAAGTTCAAGAGTGATGCAGAGTCATTTATATGTGCAGTGATGCCAAGGAGTAGCTCTGCACAAATTCGAACAACGCCTGGTACACACAATTATTACAATCcaagaattattttattacatgaTCCAGGGTATTCTATATATAATTGACTACAATGGGGCTGAGAAGTTTTTGAGACAGGTTGATTACTGTTTTGTTTGCAGGTGGGCTATTGTATATTAGAGATAGTAGTAATCTACAGTATGTGTTAAGCTCTTCCATGGTGCTATTCATCTACACCAAAACCTTAATTTCATCTCATGTTAATGGAGTGCAATGTGGTTCCATGCATTTCTCTGCCACTCAAATCAAAAAGTTCGCAAAATCACAGGTTTGCACCACCATTTCTTCTTAAGAATTTAAGAAGAAATACCACCCAAATGATCTATTTGACAAATCATCTTATCGAATGATATTTATAGTAGGCTAAATCCTAAACTAATTATAGACTAACTCAATGTTACAATACTTACACTACAATTAGGATTAAGGTTACTTTACTTACGCTTCAAGTAAGATTAGATACAATGAATCTGGATTAGAGTTATAGAATGAATAGTATTGGGCCTTGATATCTTTGACACAATCAAAGatcaaatggttttttttttgttttttttgttttatatatatctgATTTCATCCAATGAACCAATGTATTGcaacaaacttaaaaaataagcctGAGGGTCAATCATGTTATAGCGTAAATCATGAAGATATCATATTTGTAATCTGTGTTTCAGGTGGACTATCTACTGGGAAATAACCCCATGAAAATGTCCTACATGGTGGGCTTTGGCAGCAAATACCCTATGCAATTACACCATAGAGGTTCATCCATCCCCTCAATCAAAGCTCACCCTGCAAAGGTGGGTTGCAATGAAGGCTTCTCAAACTATTACTCTTCCAGCAAACCAAATCCAAATACTCATGTGGGTGCAATAGTTGGAGGTCCTGATTCAAATGACCACTTCAACGATGTGAGATCTGACTATTCTCACGCTGAACCTGCAACCTACATTAATGCGGCTTTTGTGGGTTCAGTGGCTGCTCTGCTAGCTGAAAGCAAAGAAGAGTGCTTACAATTGTCACAGATTAATAAACCTGCTATTATGGCTAGCTAAGTGTGATATATACTAAAAAAAGTTCAACCAGAAATAACACTTGAGTGCTTAAATGATATAGAATCTGATCTTTGTAACTTGCACGAGTTCATGAAATTAATTAAGAAGTACAAAGATTCAAATTATATTGTTGTGCCATTTCTATTAAGGTCTCACCAACATTGAAACATACTGTTCTAACTTCTAACAATACAATTTTTGCAAACATGTCTTCCAGACAAAGAAATTGCGTCATAAATAATTGGACCTTTGTATCATTCTATGCGTGGACAGGACCATGTGAAAAATACTTCTAGGCTATAGCCCCCCAAAATTCAATATTGTccaataaattcaaaaaataaaatggtcatttAGCCTATTCCTGTAAGGCTGCAACtgatgaagaaataaaaactaGTTTTATTAAGTAAGAAATTCTTAAGTGTTACCAGTATcaatttgtttatcatttttatgtgTGTTAGGCACTAAATTATAAGCTAGTTTTTTgccttttaacttttatatacaattttttaaaactttattttttcttacttttgaaaaaaactttttcaaagtacaatTATACTTTAATACACTTTCtgtataaaagttaaataaactGTTACTAAATAAATacttcatttgattttttatttatttaaaagaacTGTGTTTAACAATTTAGCTATTTATTTAggacttaaattaaaaaacttaaaactttggGATTTGAATGTTGTTGTGTTATTGTTTGACTAAACCCGCCATAGGCATAGGCCATTTAGGCCATACACTAAGGCCCCCAAATATGAGAccaataagattttaaaaaaaaaaatttatatatacccaaaaaaattagagttATACTTGTATATTACAAGTTTTACTACATAAATCCTATAAATTGATATATCTAGTTAGTTTTATTACCAATCACAAGAAGTAGGAACAGTtcatagttttattttatagtaaacTCGAGCTTAATTGAGGGGTTCAAGTAATAATCTAGTAGAAATAGCATAATTTATAATGCCTCATGTCTTTGATTTGAAACTCACCTTCAACTATCTACCTgtctaaaaacaaaacaaactctTGAGCTTAGTTGCTATATCCTATCCTTTACTGTATGTTCTATATACGAGTGGAAAGCCCATccaatccaaattttaaaactgCAATCCCTTGAAGTGGAAATAAAAGATTCAACAGGCCCTAAATCCTAATAACAAAGAATAATGATTTAAAACTATATTTCAATGCTTATacctagctagctagctagagATTGTACATTAAGTAAGGTCCTAAATGAAGCTTATCGCCTTATCCTgttcatataaaatataaattaattggtTGTCCTTTTCCGTTACAGTTAATAGGGCGGTGGGCGGGCTGTGGATAAATGTCCcacctcaaataaaaaaactctcaGAAAATCCAACTTGATTTTCACATAATAATACCACGTATAGAAAATTAGAGATGATGTGACCCTAATccttattatatttaatgaTCATAGAAAAATGAGGTCTAAAATGTTTTAATTAGTCGGATCTTAGACCAGATTCACCAAAAAATTTCACTGCAATTAACATACAACATATGTATCTTTTTGGTCCAATACCAGAAACCATTTCAGACAACTTGGACGctaaattacaaaacaaaaatggttattgaaaaattagaaattacaGTTTACATTTTTGTGTTGAGAAATCAAAAATGATGTATTTCCCACTTGCCCTCTTCGTGTTAGCAACCATGGCTTGTGGTTGTGGAATTATCAATGAACCAAGCTGGACATATTTCCAATAATTGGTCCAAAAAGCAAACATCCAAGGCAGGTTCTTCAGTAATAAGTTCATCAAAATCCTCTAGGCATGGAAATAATTCTTTGTCCAAATCCGGTATAACAATATCATTACCTTCATTGTCTTGCACCGTTGTTTGCTCTAATTCCTCGATCTTAATGCTTGTACTTTGCACAAACTCATTTTCAATGGAGGATGACATCAAAGGGGCTGTTGGAGAAGTACTACTTTTGCCTTTCTTTCTAGATGTTGGTAATTTGCTCCTGGTGCTACCAGCTAGGGAGTTTCGCCGAGTCGGGTGGCTATGGTTGTGTTCTGAACTGTAAGTTATAATGAATACCTCAGGGTCCAAATGGCTCCGCTCAACTTGTTTTCTTGCTGGACACCCTTTTGAGCTACTGCACCTGTAGTAGCTCCTTGGATAAGGCGACCCCTTGATGGGTTTCTGACCATATTTACGCCATGACCACATATCTGAACAAAGTCCCTCCGCTGTCACATGTTGCACTACCCTTTTGTGCTGGTTCTTCCTGCtacatataaaaaaagataggttaacaaaattgaaaccGCATATATAACCACtaagcaattttaaacaaataagctaaaaagctaaaagaaaagcttaaggCAGAACTCTATTGACTTTACACCAAATAACCGACCTTCTTATATATGTAGTTGCTGTTTCTTTTCTACTTGGCTGCTTTTCTGGTTCCTTGGCCTCTTTTGGAACGGAAATGGAACTCACAAGCATGGTTTGTGAGGAAACGGGGTGCAACACAGGGTTGTAAAGTTTTTCCAGTTCATCTAAAACTGTTGTGGTTTCACTGATTTCAGGAAAGCTAATAGGGTCATCTTCTACACCACTCAAAGGAGCAAAACAAGACTTTGGGTTTGCCAAGGTTGTGGTAGGGGCTTCATTTATGTAACCTCTTACTACTGCTTGCAAACCCCAGTCTTCCATGCACGCAAAATCACTCATCAAGAGCTTATTGTTGTGCAGAAAATACGAGATTTTGATAGAGCAGAGGAGatcgaagaagaagaacgggCTGACTTTAGCTTGTGAGAGAGTTGCAAACAGCTTTCTGAGGAAATAGGGAGCAGGGTTTGGTTATATATCGGAGAAAGAGTTTAAAAGATTTGCTTTGGAGTCTCTTTCCTTTCACTCTAaccaattttgaatttttcttcgATTGACTTCGTATAAAGTCAAAGCCTATGACAACTGGAAAGAACTTCGCCATAAACCTTAACTCGCTTTGTGTTGTTTTCCTTAATTGTTTATTAGATTATTAGTGAATGCATATCCTCTCTTCTGCTCCTATGGGTTCATTAATTTTATgttcttgtttaattttttggataaattgtAAATTGCAACCTTAAAATTTGGAAGTAATTGAATTTATgccttaaaattttagaattttgattttaccCTCTAACATTtgagagtgtttgaattttatatcatgacatttcaaattttgaattttaccccctATATTTTAGgcgtgtttgaattttattctataaattttggGGTGTTTAGATTATACActctaaagtttcaaattttagaaGTGTCAAATCTAAACACTCCCAAACTTTAAggaataaattgtaatttttgaaaTGTTATAATGTAATGTAATTTCTGatatttcaaagtttttttaagagtaatgggcttaataaatttgaaaaacatgCCATAAAATTCTAGTTTGCAAATTTTATGCATCATGATTTATAAGGTTTTTAAGGTGCATGTTTCATAATCAAATAGTTTAATTAGAGATTGAAACACCACTTTtataataaccaaaaaaaaaaaaaccatttttccattaaaaaaaaccatttttccattaaaaaaaaccatttaataTAAACATTAACTTTTCATTATGTCACGATATTTTATTAAAGGGGAATGGTATGTTATCGTGTTATGCATGCGTAGTGGTGAGAGCAGCTGTGCGTGTGCAAATTGTAACTACGCTCGCGACTACGCTTGGAACTTGGAAGTCATGTATATGCGAGGACCAGTAAATTGGAATTTTGGATCAAATCTCCAAATTCATACTTCCGCCGCGTGGACCCTGCTAATACGTCCTTTTTTTGGTCAATAAAATTTAGGTATCATTTTAACAGTTATAAAACCGTATGAGTAACTTTTTGTACAGTACTTATTTTACTTTACTTATTGTATGTtaaaaaacttttctattttacacctttaaaatttacttttttttattttacacacatatttttataaaacacccacatcagtttgtctattatacatatttattcaaataaaatattcatttttttaacaccGTAAACGGTAACCATGAGAGTGAGGTgagaaaggaaatgagaaaaagaaagtgaggagagagaaaaaaaaaataaaaaaattatttacacggtgaacagtaaccgtgtatatatgcacggttactgttcatttacAAAATCATTGTGTATATTTAGACAATTTTATAAAGACTAATGTGTgggttttttgggttaaaatgtacaaaattgagcattttttgtattttagaagactATCCACGAGCGAGTGTAGTTGCTCTTACTTAggcaaataaaaatttttagtttagaTTATATTAgcaatgtaaaatttatattatagacTAAACAAATGTATACTGTGtatagggatgacaattttgccTTGCTTCGCTTGACTCGCCCCTCTTTGCTTCGCTTCATATGGGTTTTTTTCGCCCCGCAAATGTGGTGGGGAAAGATTTTATACCCACACCACGGGGTGGGATGGAGATGGATTggcaaaatttgccaaacagtataatattgagaaaattttagGTGGATGACATGCGTTCAAAGTTTATTAGTTAGTTGGACTTTTTTTTGGAAATCGAGTACAGCAAAATCGACTTCTAGCCAAAATCGAGTTtactattgtggggagtaaaagggcccaaatgggcatatgggcctttgggctggaacatggagggccgacctgctctaggattaaactctatgagtcggcccatatgccgagggtcagaggatacagccgaggacgagcttctcctcgaaAAGGTTCTAGAGAATTcgaagtttcattatgaaggtcaaagcacaaccctggaaagaccagtggttaCAAGGGGACATCCTAAATCTTCTAGacgcaccagtgttaaagaaaatatcaagaataaaggctgccacctccgcattaaaggctctgcacctacctccctggccgcattaatggggaggtgacccctgaacagtgaggtggaaacttctggtcactgttcgaaaagtatcagggaatgaagtataaaagggggtaaaggccaaagaaaaggggggggatcgaaaaacaaagaaagaaattaagaaattgtaatcttgaaagaagaaagagaaataataaagaagtagtcctcggctcagaTCCGAGGAGATTCATTTGCAACTATCATTTGTTTTTCACCTGTATTTACTtctaaaagcctgttatcaagctcccaatacttctaacctaggttctaAGCctacgctctacaaattttattgttcaaggctcattgggcctgagcccataatcttctttgggtccaggtgcaactGTGCACTTACAACTATACTCGACTTTCATTTTTATCCACCTCAGAGCTGATTTTCGGTAGGAAGTCGAGTAtattaaactcgattttggctGGAAGTCGATTTTGCTGTCctcgattttcaaaaaatagtcCAACTAACTAATAAACTTTGAAAGCATGCCATCCACctaaaattttttcataattatgctgtttggcaaattttgctagatgaatttaaattttttagaccCATCCTGCCCTGCATTGGTAAAggttaaattgtaattttttcataccctaaaaccctactataTAAACATTCATatcatcagcttattttattctacctaacgtgACTCTCtacctctttcttctctctagCAAGgttgtaaataagttaccaattttaacattttattttgtctttatcaaaacaaatttatatactattaaatcattaattttgtattatgagatttttttttttgttgttgtgatattgtcttgttaaatacttgaataatattattcagttttttttataaaaaaaaaattgtttgatttgatgggataaatttatttataatttcaaatatatttttattaataaaacagattttatttaaaaaaaaattgtaatagatgtgggaaaattaataagaaGTAGGGTATTATGAGGTGGGGCAAGGCGTTGTGGGGGCTCCAAGGAACAGAGATGGTACAAGAAATTTTTTCCAATCATGCAGGATAGGGCAAGGTTGGGGTAAGACAAAACCATGTAAAAATCTCATCCTTGGGTCCCGCCTcaccattgccatccctaactGTGTACAacattctaaatatttttttgtctagAATGTAAGATTTATATTGAAATACaatgtaaattaaaattttcttatacgAAGAAAACTCTTAGTTTATATTGTACTAGTAATGTAAGATTACATTGTAAACTAAACAAATGtgtacaatattatatatatatatattatcaatttgatatttcaactttatattatatagcttaaaaaaactttatattattttatcattattcataaataaaatttttttttaacttaatatTATCATTAATTAATGATACCAATTTAACGTTTTCACTTGCATGAAGTTTTTCCATCTCGAGCATAGCATACTTCTAAAATGTGGCCTGTATTTGAGtggtaaattttaaaaatggatttggatttgtgattttttttcactgtgtgtgtgtgtttgtgttgaAGAGGACAGACCAGCTGCATTTGATCTAAGAGTAGAGACCAGCTGATGATGATAAAATAAACATTCTCaagaatatataaaagattCTGGTTCCATAAAAGAAACTTACAAAACCCGGTGTCACATACGGCCATGCATTATGGGGGCTATTGTAGTGATCAATATTTGTCCCATATCTTACACTTATTCGGATATACAGGAAGATATATGATTTAGCTAGCTTGGTCCCAAACTCCCTTCAGCacgcacaaaaagaaaaaagattagcTACAACCCCTTACCGACAAATTAAGTCAAATTTACCTTTCACAAGAAACAAAGACGTGCCCAAAATTAAGAGTCGTAACTTTGTTCACAAATTCAGGATCAAAGGGAACATGAATGATGTACCGCCGTTTAAAGACAATAAACTTACTTAAAGTCAAAGAAGAACTAGTCGGCCACTTCTTGCAACTTGCTGTAAGTGTGATACACAataattatacatatatatatatatatatatatatatatatatataaactcctTTGTAAATAGAGACTCAAAGAGGGCACGAGCTCAATTTGcctaaagttaaaaaaaacaaatgtgtaTTGTTACGTGAATTCCAGGGAAGCTCAAGAATGGACTTTTGGTGACCACCATGGCACTACCATTTAAAGATTCTGAATGGGAAATCGGATATCTTTCACTTCgccaaatagctaaatttttagctgcTCTAAGAAGAATAGAGTGTAGGCCACTAGGAACTAGTTTGAAAAGATTGTAACTTGAAAGctgttggttttgtttttggatgGGCTGGCTGTCTGTTCTGTTCCACGCGGAATGGTAATTACGGACTAAAGACTACGAATATGACCCATCTTTGgctctgtttgtttttgttattcaaAACTTTGACGCCGAAAACCACTTTTCTGTAATTAGTGTTCTTTTGCAGTATTATATAATTTCAAGGTCTAAGTGGGATCTTACCAATATTAGAACAAACATAGCACATGCAAGACGTTGCAGATTATGCCAAGGAAGAATTTCAAAGAATAACGTAcctaactgatttttttttaaacgatATATTTGAACctatgattaaaaataaataattaaaaaaaaagataattaaaatccattactttttttatcattaataatactacttttttacataaaacaataaaaaatattttcctttgacATTCGGTGATGGCTAGGAAGACCCCATAAGACTTCAAAGATAAGAATATCAATGGATGTAGTGCACAGTGTACGTACGGCATTGATGTGCATTAGTTGGTGGGTGAGGGAAGAGGGGTATAggattgtgtgtgtgtatatatatatgaggcCGGAAAAAGGCTGCAGAAGAGCAATAATCAACTTGTATATATAATCAATTCTttctataaaacaaaaataaaataagaaaattcgtaatcaattagtgtcttagtctaatgataaaagaCCAATTATCAGAAATAGatttcataaattgaaattctacctcttaaaaaaaaaaaacttgtataaTCATCAAGTAGAGTCAAGAAACCCCAGCCCATAACCGTATTTATAATCTTTAGttctaaataaacaaaattctcaacaaacaaacaaaaatgtcTAAATAAACAAGGAAATGATAACCAAACAAAAtgcatttaaattaattaaaagaaaaatgttcaaggtaatacaaattttactttaaaatttttggacaaagtttagctacaaaattagttataatcTAAGGCtaccattttcttttaaaaaattaacattattacatattttgaaaatataatcatTAGTTTGCACGTcttttacgctcttaatacacatgtcaaattttgtgtcaatcggataatatttactatataatttataagcttatattttatgcaaaattttaaattacaaaaatttgcaatttaaataatctATTAAggacataattattgatctttaattttctaaaaatttgacaagcatggagaatatataagaagaaaatgtaatccaatagtagatttgtcaaaattcacctccaataaaaagatattgagtaaagttataACCTTAgattataaccaattttgtaactaaattttatccaaaaaattattagaaatgtAATTGATGTTACATCAACCTTCAACAGTAatataattatacttttttattttgtatcatTCACACTTAATccaatcaaatttaaattcaaatactactaaaatagaatagaatgagTTGATCCCAAGTGGTCTATCTATAATCctaatgacaatcgatctcttGGCTAGCatatcttaattgtttttttatatcaatCTTTAGTACTAGTTATAGTATTCTGAACAATCCAAaggatacaattttttttttttttttttacaatttccttaGTGTGGGTTTGGACGTGgatcaaaattataaattatttcactatttaatttatttttgctactatttataggccCCGCTAcactttttggcactatttatgggtctcatgatactatttcaattaatttttacttttatctttcagtattttcaacaataaatttttaattttagcaaaataagtgatatctaaacaaatcctaagtgtgcttaaaaaaaaaaaaaaacactttggtTAAATAGATTTTATTGATAGCTCTTTCAAGTCAAGTCTCAAATCATACAGGCAAATGGACTGAAACGGACGGGGCATGTGGGCCATTTTTGTCTTGGCCCAGCCACAATAACGAAATCGTGTTTTCCTTTAGCGTTTTCGTTCAAGCAAGCACTCATCATTTCATCTACCTGAAAGCGCCTTTTCAATTATCGGTTATTAGCTAACACAGTTAAACTACACAGCCTTCTATTCAAATATCATCACCAGGCTTGCGCGCCAATCACAAACAGTgcaaaagtttcaaaaatccCAATTTCTCAGCGATCAAACACACAGTCTCGCTCTCAACAAAGGCTAAAATGGAAGATCTATGTAATTCCTCGATGAGGTTCTTCTCCGATCAACACCTCTGCTTCGCTGATATCATCCCTCCTTCTGAGGTAGCAATATCATCACCATcaaccatctctctctctctctctcttggctcagaattgaaatattttggtTCAGGTCCGAGCAAGAATCGAAGTCGCGGTGCTCAACTTCCTCAGGATCTTGACCTCTCCTGCTCCTGCAATCTCCGATCTCCCTCTGGTATTAGTTATCGCTTTCACGCCAATTATTGCATACAAATTAGTCCGTCTTTGATTTCATTATGCTCATTAATTAACATAAGCATTTGTTTGGCTGCTGAGAAAACATGAGAAAATTGTCTTCAAACTTACTCGTTTTCATTTCTTTGTGCGTTTCCTTGAAAATTAAACGGACATTAAGTTCAAAACTAACGCTACGTCGAACAGATCAAT
Coding sequences within:
- the LOC142614125 gene encoding endoglucanase-like; its protein translation is MKHCGVVLRVLVLLGCVLSIHNGLAMEEEGLCSSSAYDYGDALGKAILFFEGQRSGKLPSRQRVKWRGDSALSDGHTEKVNLIGGYYDAGDNVKFGWPMAFSVSLMSWAAIEYKKEISSAKQLGHLRTAIRWGTDLILRAHTSPTTLYTQVGDGNSDHQCWERPEDMDTPRTLYKITSESPGTEAAAEAAAALSAASIVFKGVHSNYSKKLLSQSKSLFEFADKYRKSYSASCPFYCSYSGYQDELLWAAAWLHAASGEKKYLSYVLSNQGWSQAVSEFSWDNKFVGAQTLLAKEFYGGKKNLTKFKSDAESFICAVMPRSSSAQIRTTPGGLLYIRDSSNLQYVLSSSMVLFIYTKTLISSHVNGVQCGSMHFSATQIKKFAKSQVDYLLGNNPMKMSYMVGFGSKYPMQLHHRGSSIPSIKAHPAKVGCNEGFSNYYSSSKPNPNTHVGAIVGGPDSNDHFNDVRSDYSHAEPATYINAAFVGSVAALLAESKEECLQLSQINKPAIMAS
- the LOC142613752 gene encoding putative WRKY transcription factor 29 isoform X2, translated to MSDFACMEDWGLQAVVRGYINEAPTTTLANPKSCFAPLSGVEDDPISFPEISETTTVLDELEKLYNPVLHPVSSQTMLVSSISVPKEAKEPEKQPSRKETATTYIRRKNQHKRVVQHVTAEGLCSDMWSWRKYGQKPIKGSPYPRSYYRCSSSKGCPARKQVERSHLDPEVFIITYSSEHNHSHPTRRNSLAGSTRSKLPTSRKKGKSSTSPTAPLMSSSIENEFVQSTSIKIEELEQTTVQDNEGNDIVIPDLDKELFPCLEDFDELITEEPALDVCFLDQLLEICPAWFIDNSTTTSHGC
- the LOC142613752 gene encoding putative WRKY transcription factor 29 isoform X1, with the protein product MSDFACMEDWGLQAVVRGYINEAPTTTLANPKSCFAPLSGVEDDPISFPEISETTTVLDELEKLYNPVLHPVSSQTMLVSSISVPKEAKEPEKQPSRKETATTYIRSRKNQHKRVVQHVTAEGLCSDMWSWRKYGQKPIKGSPYPRSYYRCSSSKGCPARKQVERSHLDPEVFIITYSSEHNHSHPTRRNSLAGSTRSKLPTSRKKGKSSTSPTAPLMSSSIENEFVQSTSIKIEELEQTTVQDNEGNDIVIPDLDKELFPCLEDFDELITEEPALDVCFLDQLLEICPAWFIDNSTTTSHGC